One Ctenopharyngodon idella isolate HZGC_01 chromosome 9, HZGC01, whole genome shotgun sequence DNA window includes the following coding sequences:
- the si:ch211-222f23.6 gene encoding nectin-3 isoform X5 produces MHGRRNAFDLSLYGLFLIYLKCFSIAGVKIIGHDITVVKKGSATLFCHLTEIEENLTHITWQKQTGENPEQETFLIIHKDGKTELKNDIQDKVKFIGNIKEKNGSIQLLEVSLLDDGIYTCIFNTFPSGQIQTNINVTVLVPPVGSVTGSTHVSDHYEVTLASCEASKARPAAEVLWRLGALNDSLRTEISCTEHSDGTFTVVNHILGAPHKHLNQRKIQCVVKHSTLTKELELDYMINVHYPPELVVVIPDDPKEAEEYRCVVDCNPTPTSYIWINVLCQSCKEATQNNDMCNFTVSF; encoded by the exons ATGCATGGGAGAAGAAATGCTTTTGATCTATCACTCTATGGACTGTTTTTGATTTATCTCAAATGCTTCAGCATAGCGG GTGTGAAGATTATTGGTCATGATATAACAGTCGTGAAAAAAGGGAGTGCCACTTTGTTTTGTCACCTGACTGAGATAGAGGAGAATTTAACTCATATCACCTGGCAGAAACAGACAGGAGAAAACCCTGAACAGGAAACCTTCCTTATCATCCATAAAGATGGGAAAACTGAACTCAAAAATGATATACAGGACAAGGTCAAATTTATTGGGAACATTAAAGAGAAGAATGGATCGATTCAGCTGCTGGAAGTGTCGCTTCTGGATGATGGGATCTACACTTGCATCTTCAACACGTTTCCTAGTGGACAAATTCAGACAAACATCAATGTCACGGTACTTG TTCCTCCTGTGGGGAGCGTGACGGGGAGCACACACGTTTCTGATCATTACGAAGTTACTTTGGCATCATGTGAAGCCTCCAAAGCTCGGCCAGCAGCAGAAGTGTTGTGGAGATTAGGAGCTCTGAATGACTCCCTGAGAACTGAAATCAGCTGCACAGAGCACTCAGATGGGACatttaccgttgtgaatcacaTACTTGGTGCAccacataaacatttaaaccagaGGAAGATCCAGTGTGTGGTGAAGCACAGCACACTGACAAAGGAGCTTGAACTCGACTATATGATAAATGTCCACT ATCCTCCAGAATTGGTGGTGGTAATACCTGATGATCCAAAAGAGGCTGAGGAATATCGTTGTGTAGTGGATTGTAACCCAACACCGACCAGCTACATCTGGATCAA